One genomic segment of Coffea arabica cultivar ET-39 chromosome 6e, Coffea Arabica ET-39 HiFi, whole genome shotgun sequence includes these proteins:
- the LOC113687875 gene encoding uncharacterized protein, translated as MGLCNTIVDENDASNQDRAKAMIFLRRHLDEGLKVEYLTVKDPLVLWQDLKERYDHLKLVVLPKARYDWLHLRLQDFKSVNEYNSAMFRITSQLSLCGEKVTDENMLEKTFSTFHVSNMLLQQQYRERGFKKYSELIACLLLAEQNNELLLKNHESRPTGASPFPEANGTQFQNSGRGRGRGRRGGRGRSRGRGRGRGRDRSRFVPREDYSRGKQQNISQKGENNYDPKEGEKKVYEEKCYRCGMEGHWSRTCRTAEHLVDFYQASLKKKDKDVETNFIDQKNAYDDDDADMTHLDIADFFEHPEDAK; from the coding sequence ATGGGCCTTTGTAATACTATTGTTGATGAGAATGATGCCTCAAACCAAGACCGTGCTAAGGCCATGATTTTCCTTCGTCGTCATTTAGATGAAGGACTAAAAGTAGAGTATCTTACTGTCAAAGATCCTCTTGTCCTTTGGCAAGATTTGAAAGAAAGATACGATCACCTGAAGTTGGTCGTTCTTCCAAAGGCCCGATATGATTGGCTCCACTTACGACTACAAGATTTCAAATCTGTCAACGAATATAATTCAGCCATGTTCAGAATTACTTCTCAATTATCATTGTGTGGCGAAAAAGTCACTGATGAAAACATGTTAGAGAAAACATTCTCTACTTTTCATGTCTCTAATATGCTCCTGCAGCAGCAATATAGAGAGAgaggatttaaaaaatattctgaacTTATTGCATGTCTTCTGTTGGctgaacaaaataatgaattacTGCTGAAAAATCATGAGTCCCGACCAACTGGTGCAAGTCCATTCCCTGAAGCGAATGGgactcaatttcaaaattctggtcgaggtcgtggacgtggccgtagAGGTGGCCGTGGAAGAagccgtggacgtggccgtggccGTGGACGTGATCGTAGTAGATTTGTGCCTCGTGAAGATTATAGCCGTGGCAAGCAACAAAATATTTCCCAAAAGGGAGAAAATAACTACGATCcgaaagaaggagaaaaaaaagtttatgaagaaaaatgctaCCGATGTGGTATGGAAGGTCACTGGTCCCGTACCTGTCGTACGGCTGAACATCTTGTTGACTTCTATCAAGCATCATTGAAAAAGAAGGACAAAGATGTCGAGACAAATTTTATCGACCAAAAGAATGcttatgatgatgatgatgctgaCATGACACACCTAGATATTGCCGATTTCTTTGAGCATCCTGAAGATGCAAAATGA